A section of the Thermodesulfobacteriota bacterium genome encodes:
- a CDS encoding CBS domain-containing protein produces MLVRDVMTTNVITVPSNTPLIDAERIMQFHRIERLPIVDKGKLVGIITKNDVLKASPSSATSLSRSELLYLLAKLTVKEIMKRNVVTVPPDMPIEQAVALAQAKRVGALVVVENDRVVGIVTTNDIFYKVVNPLFGIGEKGTRIIIYGGGEPRNLCSIMNYVCEKDLSLKTLWALKVPDSERTELVLHFDRDDVKDVVEDLKKMGFEVEIRPHEPEIA; encoded by the coding sequence ATGCTTGTTAGAGACGTCATGACTACAAACGTCATAACTGTCCCAAGTAACACCCCGCTTATTGACGCCGAAAGGATAATGCAATTTCACAGGATAGAAAGGCTCCCAATCGTAGATAAGGGAAAACTTGTAGGTATCATAACGAAAAACGACGTCCTTAAAGCCTCGCCTTCGTCTGCCACATCTCTGAGCAGGTCCGAGCTTCTTTACCTCCTTGCCAAATTGACTGTCAAAGAGATTATGAAGAGGAATGTAGTTACCGTTCCCCCAGATATGCCAATTGAACAGGCTGTCGCTCTTGCTCAGGCAAAAAGGGTTGGTGCCTTAGTAGTCGTGGAAAACGATAGGGTAGTAGGAATAGTAACGACCAATGACATATTTTATAAGGTTGTAAACCCGCTTTTCGGGATCGGGGAGAAAGGAACAAGGATAATAATCTACGGTGGGGGTGAACCTCGGAATCTATGTTCCATCATGAATTACGTATGCGAGAAGGATCTGTCGCTTAAAACCTTATGGGCACTCAAAGTTCCAGATTCCGAAAGGACAGAGCTTGTTCTCCATTTCGACAGAGACGATGTAAAAGATGTAGTTGAAGATCTAAAGAAGATGGGATTCGAAGTTGAAATAAGACCGCACGAACCAGAAATCGCTTGA